The nucleotide sequence ttcgaaatcgtgagatttaggTTTTTCACTAGTTTCACTAAATATctaactttgtgtgaaatttgtGTGCCCTTCGCCACCCCCAAAATTCGTCGCTAGACCCCTCGCCatccagtttgggaaaccctgatttagatatctcagtattcagactgaatcacgcttaaaacaatatcggtatacaatctcacacccattagttCATATTAGAAATCTCTTAATAAccccatttttttttactagcagtttatgaaactgaagttccttttttaattcaaatttaaaaccTGAAAAACAATTCCGTCATTTATGAATGGTGCAAAAATTCTCGcacaaaatattttgctatttactgtaaaatttcaaataaattaggcagattttgtagaaaaatgtaatttaacagtcaaaaaagtacaacagtggaagatctattgctactaaacggattgttCGTTTAgcccagtggtttccaacctttctaccctggcggaccggtagaataaaattaaatgtactcgcggaccgtcaaaaattgaaatgaccggaacagaaaAGCATAACATaaatttgcgtaatataatggagtgtcgggcactcaatatgcttctagacaaaaaggcacacttaaaaacatattacacgaaaaaaaactatcaaataatgtggcCAAAAATTAAAATGGGGGAAACAGAAAACAGCCCCATAAAATTGCGTAAAGAAATGCAGTGTTGgacacccattatgcgtaagaaagacACACATAAAACATCTGACATAAACAACATGTACAAGcgaaatcatgtacaaacattATTAACTATAGTGGTAATTTTGCCGCTGTTTCGTTTCCagtataggattgcaaacgaggcaaACAAGAAGTTTCTGCATCACGTAGCTCTTCACCGGCGTGCGGCCGATTTCTTTGCtgtgttttaattaaagctagtgatgaaaatgctTTTTTGCATAGcgcagtaactggttgaaaatatgGACAatagtttgattgctcgattacttagcgatgggtattcgttataaaaaaatatcctaaattgtgacagtgaatctttttttaaaatctggactgtaaagtagaatcacaaatattaatcaagctttttcttttttatcggGTTTATCATATATATCCTTCTGTAGTTGATCGACGtctcaaacaaaatgaaattacaagtcgtcggtaacttggcaccaggatCAAAATTCTACTGTGCCTGCTCAAAAAAATGGGAAAAATCTCTGCGGTCCATgatttttgcgcgtctcgtgaccatcTGCAGGGCTGCAACAAGTTCAtgtcttactggaatattatactgttcttgacagtTTTCTGGTTCAAACAAAGAtatatgcataaagttttaTGTGGATGGttatattaatcaggaaaagcacgcaaaacagaaaaagcatgcgtgccgatttttagttttctgaaTTTTGCGAGATTCGATTGAGCGCATTCGCAATGAAGtggagccgaaaaagcgaaaagtgtggttactcggcgccaagatgtcgccaCAATGTctcaatatgacggcggaagagaacttacgtaataaaccaacgcaacctcgtatcaggtaaagcgattgagacgacaTGAAAACAAGGAAACAACTAaattttctcgcggaccggcaaaaaagcttcgcggaccggcaccggcggttgggaaccactggtctagcctacaatggaaatatccaataacggtagatatgactaaataaattgtcattcaTATATTTGGGACGATTCTACAAAACTGAaactgagtaaaatattttccagcACTCAGTCtatactgcaacacgcaatacctaattctaataaaaaagaaatattggaaatgaAGGGTGCgttttcaaggtagatgaaccactaaatacatatttgccatctcctatgcaaaaatactgtaccttgtttttactcaagaaaataagagtcttcaaattttcaagctccccagtaatgaaagtgtttcattaaatttaattgttttctaatattattttgatttgtagtacATCTTgagaaatatgtatgtggcaaagtttgcggcccgccgggacttcagatttatgcttgcggccctcgtggtaatttcagttgtgcaggcctgctaTAAATGATTCCTTCCAATTTACGGTAGTTTGCCTAATGTATTTCTTTGCGGACAACCTGCCGTGCATGACCTGGCACTGGAATGAACGGCGCAATTGAAGCTTAGATCTTTAACTGGGTTATCTTCCAAAACAAGAGCACATGATAAGACACCTTCAGATCCAAATTCAAACCTTAAAGTTGTAAGGAGCCGCAATGCAAAAAACGCAAATTAAATAGCAACAAAACAAAACTCCAGTatgtattttgaaataacaagGTCAACAAAACTCAGGTTAAAAACCAATTCAACGCTAAACTTTGATCATGGCTTTGGCAATATATTCAACAATAGCTAgcttcatattttcataatgATAGCATTCTTTTTCAATCATATTGAAACGCCCGATTTATTTTTAAAGAGTGCGAGCTTTTTCGAAGGTTTGCTTGACATTTTTTCTCGACAAactattaaataaatattttgtttgaaaataccTAAATTTGCACATGCAGTGTACGGGATAGCCTGCTTGTGCAAactgaaaacaatgaaatcaGTGTACTAAAACGTAGGCTAAACATTGAggaaaaaacactaatacatcATAATCATAATGAAAAGTTAAAAGTTGCACTCAAAACGACCTAGCAGCTACTGCAACCCTTCAGTCTTTTAATTTTACTGTCTTCtaattttcagtaaaaaaatttcattgaaaattattaattttcaaagTATAATGAGAGCCGCAGGTAAAATAGTTGAAAGCCGTACGCTGCTCTAAGAGCCgcggttgaaaatcactgttcTAGACTAGACAATCACGTTCTTAATATAGACAGACAAACAAGTAACGTTTTTCAAGTCAGAGTTATTGATGTAGAGTACCTCAATGTGAAACTTACAATGGGGCAATGTCGGGTAACCAGCATTTACTCGATGGCATTGACGCACCGGATATGATACGTATTATTGTACATCTGAAAGCAAGGTTTCCTCGCTTCCTTATCTGAATAAAAACGCTTGAATGTGCAGTTTAGtacaaaattgttatttgaATACATTTGCGTGGTAGGCATATATATCACTTTGAAAATACTGTGATTGTCGTGACTTTTGGGGGCTTGGGGAGACATCGGCACTCACGCGAGAACAACAATTGAAactatttattatttctaatttgaaaatacGCGTTTGTTGGAATAATGAAAAAAGACCTGCAATTTTATTGTAGGTACCAGATATAATTGATATATTGGTATATGAGGAATTGATGACGTTTATGCCCAACACAAAAGTTgacatgaatatttaaaatgtaaattataGGTAACATCAAACAAGATGTTGAGTCACAGATATATTTTGCACGATGTATGTTAAAATACGGCTTTCACACACTCGCTTGTCCAAATCGACCGGAGAAAAATATACATGATGtggcaattttttgaaaacagcTTTTTAACAACACAAAAGGCgataacaatttaacaaaatgatAATCCTCTCCGTGTGTAATAGTAGCATAGCATAATACGAGATGTCTATATAACAATATCCcaatgtttttaataaaatccATATTCCATTTGTTTCAGTAGTTATTCTAGCAGTTTATATTCTTGTTATCGTATCTGGTACATGCAAGATTTGTGCCTCGACACTCTacaccagtggttttcaaactttttcagtcccagagccgcatttcacacctcaaagttatgaagagccgcacacaaataacgcaaggtaaaatagcaacaaaccttaagcgcgtatttaaaatatcaagtcatcgtaacaacaacacaagtaacaactagggctgggcaaataTTCGAATgatattttactattcgaatatttggtaccacgtgacctgaaccgctctgcttggacaccgaattcgcgcgtctccaactcaatcgtggaTTGTGTGAGATTTTCCAAcggcgctcgctatcagaaaaaaaacgacaaatttgaaaagtcgttgtctCTGGGTTATGGTGTTATAATATAATGCTATTATGCTATCTTTGcacttaacgtatcgtttcaattccatattttgcaaaaaaaaacgtaccgaccgttccgtaaatttagaaacgtcaaaccaaattgggtatttaaaataaatttcccagattttaaactccgcatgcttggtgacatgtcattagccatttcttgcattaccgaacataaagttgattaaaattaaatgttaaaatgacttttcggcgtttcattgtgaaaatggCGATTTTGggtcgttagaaaactctagttatataaatagcatggatttaaaatgaccaaaagtttttccaaaagctggtatgagttacttgtatgaaaaacactcattaaaAGTTGTAGTTACCATATAAGAAATGTCATATGCTACTCCCTTTAAATCACTTTCTATCAGctcgaccatgcatggccgttgaaccaagagtagaacgtaaaatcaatcgtgcatttcgttgtaacaatgcacactgacttgttcacgaattgttgcgtctattatcatcgaaaatgattacaattgttgaattttgaagcatttgggcagtaataattaagccttaaagcatgacataatcaaaaccattaagtgaagtgctgaatttgtaaattccgtaaagaaaattgagcatcactcagtaagtattttatctacaataaccatcggggtgttgtttttggggaaaaaacgttaaaacttgaaggaGTTAGTCATAATTAGCGTCCGACCCTCTATTAGGCCCGAAggcctttattgccaatttatttaatcgctgTTTCatatcaacattcaggattcacgcaatcgtaaatttgctaggtttatctatctaataataaaataacacgaacaccatggaaaagcatgagaaactcaattatcatctcaataaatatctgcatctcagTTACtgttcactttaaacaggcaCGGTTAATCTCCAAGCGGTAATAAGGAAGGTCAAATCCAAGGCAGgggataaaactcagaataaaattaatttggttttgaaatcagcccataatgtattcaacagctgtcggtgatgtgaacgcaagggtatactaaATACTAAAacaatcattgagttatttgatttatacataatattcgaaaatgcgacaaaaactgaaaatccacgaaagcaagccaatgattacagtcatgtctaaaatctttccaagtgaaaagtgtccgagTGGTCGCGAAATGtttactgttgcgtcactattgcatattgtagattagtcaacactacgcaaataaacacgggggaatccattcgactgACTAATAGACTTctgtattttaatttcaagtcaatggctagttttcaatgaaaaattttctttgaaagtaataaattttcaaaccattaacaagagccgcaggaaaggttgtcGAGAGCCGCATGaggctctcaaaccctagtttgagaatcactgctctaCACACAATTCTTCCGGGAATTTCGCGTACTTGATACCTTTGCAGTTGCTTGAAAGGCTTATTGTCGGTGAGTATATCACACCAGGTAATCAAAATTCTGATAATGTTAATGCCTGAACGCTTGTTGAGTGACATTCTTTCATTTCTAGCCAGTATTGTTGCCATTTATGTTATCTGTTAACGGTTGTCTGAATCCCCGTTATATTCCATTGCAAGTGAACCCTTTTTCTAAACATCGTatattatataccggtatataatgCGAGTGATACATTTAATTATGGATTCTAAATTGAAAGCGAATGTTACATAAAAGAAAATTAGGTTATGTTTTAATAACTGCTATCGTttctgattaaatattttagtcaATAATATCCAACGTTCACAATTTGCTACAACCACTGAGATATAGCTTGACCCCGCTCCATCCACCTCCAAGTTCAATTAGTTCGTTACGAATATTCAGTACGTCTTCTGCATTCAGTCGAAGTTTTTTGGTATATGCCCACACGTGTCTGGTTCCTGGATAAATCATTATGATTGTTATATATTGGCGTATTTTGCTTCACTAAAATTTAAATCTTTTGCTAGTGAGGTGTATTAATATCAGTTCTTCAGTTTTCATGCAATCGAGCGGAGTGAGAAAATATAATGTGTGTGGAAAGGCTGGCAGAAACACagaaaatgcaaaatattaaaaatggatCATTTTAATGTGTTACTCCAAAAATCACTTATGGACATTATCCCACACATTTACACTGCTATTGGCATGGTAAATTTTCGACAATGTAGCATGCagaatattataaaaagtacaGAGTCTAGTCTAGAGTTTTCATATCCTGGATGGCTGAAACAAACTAtaggaatataaatatatcatagGCTTGGATGAGAAAAGTATGACAgaagaatataaaattatacataaaactGTAGTGCAAACTCACCGTCTTCATAACATTCAAAACAAATTAGTTGATTTTTGTAATCTGTCATGCAGGACATAGGTTGCTTATACACTTCTTTGATATCTGATAATTGAAAAATAGAAGAAATTATACTTTTTATTAAAACACTCGCCAAAACATTTTTAAGAAAATAAGGGTTTTCACAGTATTTCTCCAATTTTTAATTCGAATACATATAGTTTAAAGTTATAATACTCATTACCAGTCAGATACATTTGCTTACCAGCTATCGCTTCCTGGCCTCCACGGTACTTTTTAATTTCCTCAATGGAAAAAAATTCTGTGGAATAAATATCGTAAAAACGATAAGAGGtaatatatgaattttattgaatCATTGCAATGACAGATGATAGTAATAGACGCTAAtgcattaattttatttaataatacatAAATTGTATTTACCGTAATTTTCATCAAACTTCACGATTGAATCATGCATGTGGATCCAATGAAAAGGTAAGGTACCATGAGTTTTCGATTTGCTGAAAAGTTAGCAGAAGCATGAATTCAGAAACACAAATGCGCGAATACAATCAGTAGTTGATCcggtagttaatgagaaaagcgatttttttcatacagTTGCAAAAAGAAGAAAACTACCAACAAGAACAGCAACAACTTCTGTATCAAAAATAGGAGTTACTTGGGAAATACGTGAACATCCCGGAACTCAATATAAACTCCATTGTCAGTATCTCTGATATCACGAAGTTCAAAACATGAAGCAGATTGCTCAACCACATCCATTATATTCATGGTGAGATACCAAGTTCCGGGCAGCTAAAAGTAAATAAGCAATTGTTATCGTTATCAATTTGTTATCAATTTAAATATGTTATAGAATTGGCAACTACGCTAACGAAATGGCACGCTGCGTTGCACATATCTAGGCCTGAACAGACGCAGGAAACTAcctttaaaaatttgataacaGGGTGATCAAGCAACatatgaacaaatattttgaagatcGCGTGATTGAGTCATatctaaattaaatttttatggaGACGAGATATTTGGTACGTCTCATTAAAATTATGGTGAGTGGTTTGTTAGGAATATCGTTGGAAACTTACGTTTCGCAATAAATAAGAATAACACAAATCTCTAATTTGTCTTTGTAAGTCACAACATCAAGTAACATTATACTTTACCAACCCTGTTCCAGTCTATCTCATCAAGAACAGGTATAACGCATTTCTCCTCCTCTTCAATCCGGGTGCACGGAGAACTCTGTACTATTACAGCCGTCATCAAGAAACCAAAATATACGATGTGAGGCATAGTTTTCAGGTTAATACGTCTTgtcttaaaaataataatttaatttaaatatgaaCTCAAATACTCTTTTTTTGAGAAAGATTCAAGACAAGTAAAAAAACGTAATTAGTTGGCAACCTACgtcccgcgggccggatccggatTCTGTCAATTCTAATTATCTCATATAATTTTAACGTATGCTTAAAACAGACACCTCAGAAATCTTTTAACGATTTTTTTATCCGTGAGTTGAAGTCGTAGTTTCATCATTGCTTTTTAATAAGATATTGGAACAATGGCaaacaaaattgttatattatGTGGACTATATAGAATATCTAAGATATTTTTTCGTAATATGAACACGTAACGAATGCTTGCTATTAGGTGCTCTTTATTTAACGAATAGAGGAAATTCCGCTTATCATGTATATTATACGAACGTACGAACCGATTCACGAATCTTCTACCTATAGAATCAAAAAATAACATAGACCGTAAAGATTGACTTATCGAAGTTTTAAAATGCATTTGTAAGTTTTTAGATATGCTACCATAATTCGATTACCATCTTTAGATTTTCGATCTAAGATACATAATACTAGTATAACATCTGTGTATAGTTTTACCTGAATATTGCATACGATAAATCCGGTTTAACCTAGCCTAAACCGAAAGGAAGATACAGCCTGCAGGTTTTGCAATCAATGTAAATGAATACCTCACCTTCAGCGAAATCTTCTGTTCTGAGATTGATTGATATTCCGATCTACTGTTCATGTATTTTTGTCACGAGCAAGCATGTCAGTATGCGCGTTTGGTTTTGTGTATTGAAGTTGACTGAGACAACGAGAGCGCGATGAAAATCAGATAAttgatattgtgacaccgacaagtTCACACAAAATTTACGGGGAAAATCATACACTATGTTTAACATAAAAAGATTTCCAAATAGTGATGGTCATTTAATCCCAACAATGTAATGGCGAGGAATTAAATTCATCAAGCACATCTCCGTGTTCATCGGCCTGGAACTGGTCACAATGGTTATTCTGCCATTACAATCACGGTTGTACATGATAGTTAGCTCACTGCTGCTTCGCTACAATTTACGATTCGCGTTTTTTGCGCCCCtgtccaaacggcgcccatggcacgagccatggctgccatatcctagatacgccactgcacACATTGCAACTGTGTTTAAAGCAGGTATTTGAGATTCCACGAATAAAATCTGCAATTGATAAGTTATAACATGATTATGTCATTATACCGCTCCTTCTTGACTTGACATATCACTCTTTAGTATAACCGGTATAGCATATTATATTATTAGGTGCTGCTACacattttgatttgttttgtatatattatttcgACAATATTCAAAAGTCAGCCATGCATTTAAAAGCTTCACAAGAAAAGGAGCACCATCTAGACTAGAGCTCATGAGTATATTATGAGTTTTCAGAAAGACTTCATTGGATGAGCTGGTCTGTGGTGTCATTTCTTTCAGAACAGATATAATAGCAGTATAACTCTCCCACTATTCCCAGAAATCTGAGTTGATACTCTGAATTGTTGTTTTTGATTAAAATGCCTTTTCTTATACGAAACGCTGGCAATCTCATCATCATTTCCCTCGTCTGTGTCTCTGCTGCTGTCGTGGCTTTTAATGTACCAGCCACATTAGCATCCCTTGAACGCCTCTTTCGTTGTGCAGGATTGACTGCTACTAAATTACCATCACGCTTAACTGGGAAATCTGTACATAGCTTAAATTTGTCACactgcaaaaaatgttttgtatatttatttgaagctctcaattttattttaattttttgtaatttttttacattccgttccaattttaaaatgtttcaaattacAATGAAACAGAGTCAAAAATCAGATTACTagattgtaaaatttatttgattcgTTAAAGATGTTAGACCACTTAGTTTTGTTATTTCAACAATTTAGGGTTCAGTTGAAGCGTGTAGCTTACTATATGACTgtaaatgaaaatagaataggattcggtattctgtaTTCGATTTACCTATTCaggaatagtaaattattctatattgccAATCCCTAGCTAAGAGGTGTATTTCTTACTATATTACGTTTGCCTTTTATGATCCTTATTTCCCTACTATTATTACCCACTGATGTGTATGGTTTGGGTGCTATTTTGAGTCAAATTAATGGAAATAAAACTAAACGTAATATAACATGTGCATCCAGAACACGTACTGAAATTGAGAAAAGTACTTCGTAGGTGAATGTGAGGTTCTTGCTGACGTGTGAAATATTTCGTAATAATTTCCGAggtagaaaatttgaaatgcaaactgatATCAAGAACTTACTACTTTTCTTACATCTCGTGGTAATACTCGACAATCGATGAGAATTCCTCGATGTAACGCTCATTTGCTAAATTATGGTTGCACAGTGAAATGTGATTGTACAGGGGTGATTGCGGAGATGATGTTGTGTGCAATTTTCTAAATACCACCGATAATGATTTATCCATTTACTTACTCGACTCACAAGAAA is from Styela clava chromosome 9, kaStyClav1.hap1.2, whole genome shotgun sequence and encodes:
- the LOC144427423 gene encoding uncharacterized protein LOC144427423; this encodes MNSRSEYQSISEQKISLKTRRINLKTMPHIVYFGFLMTAVIVQSSPCTRIEEEEKCVIPVLDEIDWNRLPGTWYLTMNIMDVVEQSASCFELRDIRDTDNGVYIEFRDVHVFPNKSKTHGTLPFHWIHMHDSIVKFDENYEFFSIEEIKKYRGGQEAIADIKEVYKQPMSCMTDYKNQLICFECYEDGTRHVWAYTKKLRLNAEDVLNIRNELIELGGGWSGVKLYLSGCSKL